In one Terriglobales bacterium genomic region, the following are encoded:
- the rnc gene encoding ribonuclease III, translating into MAKEPKARTLSSLEKCMGHRFRNRELLEQAVTHTSHAHEAQARLGENGGAAARHNEQLEFLGDAVLGLITSEELFRRYPSFHEGQLSKLRAHLVSEKHLIEAAEEIKLGEYLRLGRGEEKSGGRRKPALLVDALEAVLGAMYVDAGFEAARAFVLSRIVEPELARLDESGGGVMPVTDYKSALQEMVHALGRPQPDYVLTKEEGPEHRKMFTVEARIHGAAGTRSKPEYASRGEGSTKKKAEQEAARLALAYLESLDPGLEGGDPEAKQPGANRSGRAGVRTGASQ; encoded by the coding sequence ATGGCGAAAGAGCCGAAGGCGCGCACGCTATCGAGCCTGGAAAAGTGCATGGGGCACCGCTTCCGCAATCGCGAGTTGCTGGAGCAGGCGGTGACCCACACCTCGCACGCGCACGAGGCGCAGGCGCGGCTGGGGGAAAACGGCGGCGCGGCCGCGAGACACAACGAGCAGCTGGAGTTCCTGGGCGACGCGGTGCTGGGCCTGATCACCAGCGAAGAACTTTTCCGCCGCTATCCATCCTTCCACGAAGGCCAGCTCTCCAAACTGCGCGCTCACCTGGTGAGCGAGAAACACCTGATCGAGGCAGCGGAGGAGATCAAGCTGGGCGAGTACCTGCGGCTGGGACGCGGCGAAGAGAAGAGCGGCGGACGGCGCAAGCCTGCCCTGCTGGTGGACGCGCTGGAAGCCGTGCTGGGCGCCATGTACGTGGATGCCGGCTTCGAAGCGGCGCGGGCGTTCGTGCTGAGCCGGATCGTGGAGCCGGAGCTGGCGCGGCTGGACGAGAGCGGCGGCGGCGTGATGCCGGTGACCGACTACAAGTCGGCGCTGCAGGAGATGGTGCACGCGCTGGGGCGTCCGCAGCCGGATTACGTCCTCACCAAGGAAGAGGGACCGGAGCATCGCAAGATGTTTACGGTGGAGGCGCGCATCCACGGCGCCGCGGGCACGCGGTCCAAGCCGGAGTACGCCAGCCGGGGTGAAGGCTCCACCAAGAAGAAAGCGGAGCAGGAGGCGGCGCGGCTCGCGCTGGCTTACCTGGAGTCGCTGGATCCGGGGCTGGAAGGCGGAGACCCCGAAGCGAAGCAGCCGGGAGCAAACCGATCCGGCCGCGCCGGCGTGCGGACGGGCGCCAGCCAATGA
- a CDS encoding sigma-70 family RNA polymerase sigma factor translates to MQIANALAMRVEEASLVAELKAGSEDAYAWLVGQFHQPVYSLVYRVVNDPADAADTTQEVFLKVFRGIKHFDGRSSLKTWIYRIALHEASNRRRWWFRHKSRETSIEPPEGAAENLQPLAVREALIDDATSPFDNALHEEMRARIEHELRQVPEPFRTTLVLRDVEELSYEEIAEVMETSLGTVKSRITRGREQLRKRLEPYVQQFGPELGLKLPPRPARDEPESAAGQGLSEAEVV, encoded by the coding sequence GTGCAGATCGCGAATGCGCTGGCAATGCGGGTGGAAGAGGCCTCGCTGGTCGCCGAACTCAAGGCGGGGTCGGAAGACGCCTACGCCTGGCTGGTGGGGCAATTCCACCAGCCGGTGTACAGCCTTGTCTATCGCGTGGTGAACGATCCGGCTGACGCCGCCGACACCACCCAGGAAGTCTTCCTGAAAGTTTTTCGCGGCATAAAGCACTTCGACGGCCGCTCCAGCCTCAAGACCTGGATTTATCGCATCGCCCTGCACGAGGCGTCGAACCGGCGCCGGTGGTGGTTCCGGCACAAGAGCCGCGAGACCTCGATCGAGCCGCCCGAGGGCGCCGCGGAAAATTTGCAACCGCTGGCGGTGCGCGAAGCTCTGATCGACGACGCGACTTCGCCCTTCGACAACGCGCTGCACGAGGAAATGCGGGCGCGGATCGAGCACGAACTGCGGCAGGTCCCCGAGCCGTTCCGCACCACGCTGGTGCTGCGCGACGTTGAAGAGCTGTCGTACGAGGAGATAGCCGAGGTCATGGAAACGTCGCTGGGCACGGTGAAGTCGCGCATCACGCGGGGACGCGAACAGCTGCGCAAGCGGCTGGAACCGTACGTCCAGCAATTCGGACCCGAACTGGGACTCAAGCTGCCGCCGCGGCCGGCGCGCGACGAGCCGGAGAGCGCGGCGGGCCAGGGCCTGTCGGAGGCCGAGGTGGTGTGA
- the lepB gene encoding signal peptidase I, translated as MAKKNKEKPARPKESFAESVASMAVTAVMALFILTFTGQTFAIPSGSMENTLLIGDHLVVDRSVFDPVGSRMPLVPHRDVRRGDIIVFLKPGEPDLRLVKRVIGVGGDRIRLRDGIAYVNGEAQNEPYVIRSLGDANAFRDNFPSVRPLETDPVTAAWRAALPGWIRNGELVVPEGMYFAMGDNRDVSLDSRYWGFVPRENILGTPLFIYWSFDSPGDEYLKTGIGERLGSMARTALHFFDQTRWRRTLRRVQ; from the coding sequence TTGGCAAAGAAAAACAAAGAGAAACCAGCCCGTCCGAAGGAGAGCTTCGCCGAGTCGGTGGCCTCGATGGCGGTGACGGCGGTGATGGCGCTGTTCATCCTGACCTTCACCGGGCAAACCTTCGCGATTCCCTCCGGCTCAATGGAGAACACGCTGCTGATCGGCGACCACCTGGTGGTGGACCGGAGCGTGTTCGATCCGGTCGGGTCGCGCATGCCGCTGGTGCCGCATCGCGACGTGCGGCGCGGCGACATCATCGTCTTCCTCAAGCCCGGCGAACCGGACCTGCGGCTGGTGAAGCGCGTGATCGGCGTTGGGGGCGACCGGATACGGCTGCGCGACGGGATTGCGTACGTGAACGGCGAAGCGCAGAACGAGCCGTACGTGATCCGCAGCCTGGGGGACGCGAACGCGTTTCGCGACAACTTCCCTTCCGTACGTCCGCTGGAGACCGACCCGGTGACGGCGGCATGGCGGGCGGCGCTGCCGGGATGGATCCGCAACGGTGAGCTGGTGGTGCCCGAGGGCATGTACTTCGCCATGGGCGACAACCGCGACGTGAGCCTCGACAGCCGCTACTGGGGCTTTGTGCCGCGCGAGAACATCCTGGGAACACCGCTGTTCATCTACTGGTCGTTCGACTCCCCGGGCGACGAATATCTGAAGACCGGAATCGGCGAGCGGCTGGGCTCGATGGCGCGCACGGCGCTGCACTTCTTCGATCAGACGCGCTGGCGCCGCACCCTGCGCCGCGTGCAATAA
- a CDS encoding AsmA family protein translates to MRKLGIALAVVVVLVIVAVLALPRILDVNSYRDSIQSELRARTGRYVSLGAMRLKLVPFALSVDNAIIGEDPRFRSNAPFAQASELLVSLKLVPLLQKRVEISSLELRNPRIELVRDAQGVWNFSSLGKQPAPSQPRPAARATPTPAQPAAPQPESQPAPRQFTLARLLIDDGQVAVTDDQKRQPRAVYDHIDLDLRDYAPGKPVKIDLAAHLPGGGKQELRLTGEGGPVQDDLLATNFAGQLKLDGVSLAGLKKFVNSAALADMEFVATGSTDLNNQAGVLAARGNITLQNLRVRGVDIGYPIAADFDISDDFNRDFLTIHRGALKLGSTPLDLKGTVNMGPTPAQLDVRARANNASIADAAKLAGAFGVAFNPGMQVDGNVDADLAVRGASSSPQMNGTVAARALVISGRQLPQPVHVTQVNLALTPSQVRSNEFVASTGSTSVRVAFTLDDYSTPRSAIDATLRAPNSQLGELISIGQAWGVRALDGMAGAGPVSLDVRVAGPLKDPAALNYSGSGSLQNASLTLPSFTRPLLVQNANLRFSQNAMNLENAAFSLGSTHATGQVSIRGLAPNATPQAQFALNADKFSVAEWQGLMRNPAVEKTTAALRLVPPAYADPKPEPPLLQRLTGGGTLNVGTVVYDQLLLTNLKATAALDRGVVRLDPVTANVAGGVESGTIVIDARPTPAAYAVNAKLSNVDANQLLSSISNLKQVLYGVLAANADTRFMGSTNGGSAGVARTLNGRLSLDLMNGKLAGIDLLNQLALIGKFLNVTRASGPFTNIARLSGDFVINNGVAHTDNLTAAIDGGTLGAKGDVDLANKTVQMAATAVLSPEFAKQAGGNNIGGYLTTALANSKGELVMPVLIRGNLASPQVLPDYNAIAQMKLNNIMPSGANPASITGILGAITGKRQTGTLPQADQQQQQQPGQTQQQKPPNPMQSILDALGGKKPGQQQQQQTPPK, encoded by the coding sequence ATGCGCAAACTCGGAATTGCTCTTGCCGTTGTCGTCGTGCTCGTCATCGTGGCGGTGCTGGCGCTCCCGCGCATTCTGGACGTGAACTCGTACCGCGACAGCATTCAGAGCGAATTGAGAGCGCGCACCGGCAGATACGTCTCGCTCGGCGCCATGCGGCTGAAGCTGGTGCCGTTCGCCCTCTCGGTGGACAACGCCATCATTGGTGAAGACCCGCGCTTCCGCAGCAACGCGCCGTTCGCGCAGGCTTCCGAGCTGCTGGTTTCGCTGAAGCTCGTGCCGCTGCTCCAGAAGCGCGTCGAGATCTCCTCGCTGGAGTTGCGGAATCCAAGGATCGAGCTGGTCCGTGACGCGCAGGGCGTATGGAACTTCTCCTCGCTCGGGAAGCAGCCGGCGCCCTCGCAGCCGCGGCCCGCCGCGCGAGCAACGCCAACGCCGGCGCAACCGGCCGCGCCGCAACCGGAGTCGCAGCCGGCGCCGCGGCAATTCACGCTGGCACGCCTGCTGATTGATGACGGCCAGGTCGCCGTCACCGACGACCAGAAGCGCCAGCCCCGCGCGGTGTACGACCACATCGATCTGGACCTGCGCGACTACGCGCCGGGCAAGCCGGTGAAGATTGACCTGGCGGCGCACCTGCCCGGCGGCGGCAAGCAGGAGCTGCGCCTCACCGGCGAAGGCGGTCCGGTGCAGGACGACCTGCTCGCCACCAACTTCGCCGGCCAGCTGAAGCTCGATGGCGTCTCGCTCGCCGGCCTGAAGAAATTCGTGAATTCGGCGGCGCTCGCCGACATGGAGTTCGTCGCCACCGGCTCCACCGATCTCAACAACCAGGCCGGCGTGCTCGCAGCCAGGGGCAACATCACGCTGCAAAATCTGCGCGTGCGCGGCGTGGACATCGGTTATCCGATTGCCGCCGACTTCGATATTTCAGACGACTTCAACCGTGACTTTCTCACGATCCATCGCGGCGCGCTGAAGCTGGGCTCCACGCCGCTCGATCTGAAGGGCACGGTGAACATGGGCCCGACGCCGGCGCAGCTCGACGTCAGGGCGCGCGCGAACAACGCGTCGATCGCCGACGCGGCCAAGCTCGCCGGAGCGTTCGGCGTGGCCTTCAATCCCGGCATGCAGGTGGACGGCAACGTGGACGCCGACCTCGCCGTCCGCGGCGCCTCGTCGTCGCCGCAGATGAACGGAACGGTTGCGGCGCGCGCGCTGGTCATCAGCGGCAGGCAGTTGCCGCAGCCGGTGCACGTCACGCAGGTCAACCTGGCGCTCACGCCGAGCCAGGTCCGCTCGAACGAGTTCGTGGCCAGCACCGGCTCCACGTCGGTGCGGGTGGCCTTCACGCTGGACGACTACAGCACGCCGAGGTCCGCGATTGACGCGACGCTTCGCGCGCCGAATTCGCAGCTCGGCGAGCTGATCAGCATCGGCCAGGCCTGGGGCGTGCGCGCGCTCGACGGCATGGCTGGCGCCGGACCGGTCTCGCTCGACGTCCGCGTTGCGGGCCCGCTGAAGGACCCCGCGGCGCTGAACTACTCGGGCAGCGGCTCGCTGCAGAACGCCAGCCTCACGCTGCCCTCGTTCACCCGGCCGCTCCTGGTGCAGAACGCGAACCTGCGCTTTTCGCAGAACGCGATGAACCTGGAGAACGCCGCGTTTTCGCTCGGCTCGACGCACGCCACGGGACAGGTGTCCATTCGCGGCCTGGCGCCAAACGCTACACCGCAGGCGCAGTTCGCGCTGAACGCCGACAAGTTCAGCGTCGCCGAGTGGCAGGGCCTGATGCGCAATCCCGCCGTGGAAAAGACCACGGCAGCGCTCCGCCTGGTTCCGCCCGCGTACGCCGACCCCAAGCCTGAGCCGCCGCTGTTGCAGCGGCTCACTGGCGGCGGAACGCTGAACGTGGGCACGGTCGTCTATGACCAGTTGCTGCTGACGAACCTGAAGGCGACTGCCGCGCTCGATCGCGGCGTGGTCCGGCTGGACCCGGTCACGGCGAACGTTGCCGGCGGCGTGGAGAGCGGAACGATCGTGATCGACGCGCGTCCCACGCCGGCTGCTTACGCGGTGAATGCGAAGCTGTCGAACGTGGATGCGAACCAGTTGCTTTCGTCGATCTCCAACCTGAAGCAGGTGCTCTACGGCGTCCTCGCGGCGAACGCCGACACGCGCTTCATGGGCAGCACGAACGGCGGCTCCGCCGGCGTGGCGCGCACCCTCAACGGCAGGCTGAGCCTCGACCTGATGAACGGAAAACTCGCTGGAATTGATCTGTTGAATCAGCTCGCCTTGATCGGGAAGTTCCTGAACGTGACCAGGGCGAGCGGGCCGTTCACCAACATCGCCAGGCTGAGCGGCGACTTTGTGATCAACAACGGTGTGGCGCACACCGACAACCTGACGGCCGCGATTGACGGCGGAACGCTCGGCGCGAAAGGCGACGTGGACCTGGCGAACAAGACTGTCCAGATGGCGGCGACCGCAGTGCTCTCGCCTGAGTTCGCGAAGCAGGCCGGTGGGAACAACATCGGCGGCTACTTGACCACGGCACTGGCCAACTCGAAGGGCGAACTGGTGATGCCGGTGCTGATCAGAGGCAACCTCGCGTCGCCCCAGGTCCTGCCCGACTACAACGCCATCGCGCAGATGAAGCTGAACAACATCATGCCCAGCGGCGCCAATCCTGCGTCGATCACCGGCATCCTCGGCGCGATCACGGGCAAGCGCCAAACCGGCACGCTACCGCAGGCCGATCAGCAACAGCAGCAGCAGCCAGGCCAGACGCAGCAGCAGAAGCCGCCGAATCCGATGCAGAGCATTCTCGACGCGTTGGGCGGCAAGAAGCCCGGTCAGCAGCAACAACAGCAGACTCCACCGAAGTAG
- a CDS encoding tetratricopeptide repeat protein has product MAAQAAAQTTPKVSLDSSETLFSMMAALNACGYDAEIGASEPVRSQVRAEIGKALATSQEAMAARNRVCAFYRDHQQPDASRDLAQYLSLALGLGDPPDFPLTAREADLPPDAAYVVGVVTPLAQFYRAAGLQKIWAEHRYQYESLVERFHDPVAGMIANTDLYLRLPVSGYVGRRFVIYLEPMAAPGQVNARNYLADYYMVISPSGNSLKLDAIRHTYLHYVLDPLVLKRQGQLKRLEPLLETLKSAPIDESYKQDVGLLVVESLIRALEARTMPGGKKKEAEEARENAADAATAEGFILTHYFYNALETFEQGPAGMQDALYDMLHDMDVEGEKKRAREVHFAERARPEVVQAASKKKEAELLDLAEQRLSEKDADAAHRLAQLALEQRKEDPARAMFVLARAASMQGDVQGAQTYFERTLELAREPRILAWSHIYLARILDLKEQRESAVVHYRAALAAGDVSPDTRAAAERGIAQPYEPVRRP; this is encoded by the coding sequence TTGGCGGCGCAGGCCGCGGCGCAGACCACGCCCAAAGTTTCGCTCGATTCCAGCGAAACGCTGTTCAGCATGATGGCCGCGCTCAACGCCTGCGGCTACGACGCCGAGATCGGCGCTTCAGAGCCGGTGCGCTCGCAGGTGCGGGCCGAAATTGGCAAGGCGCTGGCCACGTCGCAGGAAGCGATGGCGGCACGCAACCGCGTGTGCGCGTTCTACCGCGACCACCAGCAGCCGGATGCGTCGCGCGACCTGGCGCAGTACTTGTCGCTGGCGCTCGGGCTGGGCGACCCGCCTGACTTCCCGCTGACGGCGCGCGAAGCCGACCTGCCGCCGGACGCGGCCTACGTGGTGGGCGTGGTGACGCCGCTGGCGCAGTTCTACCGCGCGGCGGGGTTGCAGAAGATATGGGCGGAGCACCGCTATCAGTACGAGTCGCTGGTCGAGCGCTTCCACGATCCGGTGGCGGGCATGATCGCGAACACGGACCTGTATCTGCGGCTGCCGGTGAGCGGCTATGTGGGCCGGCGGTTCGTCATCTATCTGGAGCCGATGGCGGCGCCGGGGCAGGTGAACGCGCGCAATTACCTGGCGGACTACTACATGGTGATTTCGCCGTCGGGCAATTCGCTGAAGCTCGACGCAATCCGCCACACGTATCTGCATTACGTGCTCGATCCGCTGGTGCTGAAGCGGCAGGGGCAACTGAAGCGGCTGGAGCCGCTGCTGGAGACGCTGAAGTCGGCCCCGATTGACGAGAGCTACAAGCAGGACGTGGGACTGCTGGTGGTCGAGTCGCTGATTCGCGCGCTGGAAGCGCGCACCATGCCCGGAGGCAAGAAGAAGGAGGCGGAAGAAGCGCGCGAAAACGCGGCTGACGCCGCCACGGCAGAGGGATTTATCCTGACGCACTACTTCTACAATGCGCTGGAGACGTTCGAGCAGGGGCCGGCGGGCATGCAGGACGCGCTCTATGACATGCTGCACGACATGGACGTGGAGGGGGAGAAGAAGCGCGCCCGTGAAGTACACTTCGCGGAGCGCGCGCGTCCTGAGGTGGTGCAGGCGGCATCGAAGAAGAAGGAAGCGGAGCTGCTGGACCTGGCGGAGCAGCGCCTGTCGGAGAAAGACGCCGACGCGGCGCACCGGCTGGCGCAACTGGCGCTGGAGCAGCGCAAGGAAGATCCGGCGCGCGCCATGTTCGTGCTGGCGCGGGCGGCGAGCATGCAGGGCGACGTGCAGGGCGCGCAGACATATTTCGAACGGACGCTGGAGCTGGCGCGCGAGCCGCGCATCCTGGCGTGGTCGCATATCTATCTGGCGCGCATTCTGGACCTGAAGGAGCAGCGCGAGTCGGCGGTGGTGCATTATCGCGCGGCGCTGGCGGCGGGCGACGTCTCGCCCGACACGCGGGCGGCGGCCGAACGCGGCATCGCGCAGCCCTACGAGCCGGTGCGCCGGCCGTGA
- the lepB gene encoding signal peptidase I → MLEPPEVSNPLAAAANGEASAEAPAGAGAGPCEAPVAPRSKRIDAAGPLGVVQSLAGTVVIAVFVITFLMQAFQIPSYSMENTLLVGDYLLVDKVHFASGGVWGRVLPYTTIHRGDIVVFRYPVHPEQHFVKRVVGVPGDRVRLVNKQVFVNGVPVEEPYVVHRAADLDLYRDEFPQPNLVSPNLEAHWWLEMRRLVHGGELQVPEGRYFVLGDNRDVSLDSRYWGFVPRENIIGRPLVIYLSLRSLTEPEPPAPGDKLARFGVLGQLASLPRWQRTFLVVK, encoded by the coding sequence ATGCTGGAGCCGCCCGAAGTAAGCAACCCGCTCGCGGCCGCGGCGAACGGCGAGGCGAGCGCGGAGGCGCCAGCGGGGGCCGGAGCGGGACCCTGCGAGGCGCCGGTCGCGCCGAGGAGCAAGCGGATCGATGCGGCCGGTCCGCTGGGCGTGGTTCAGTCGCTGGCCGGGACAGTGGTGATCGCGGTGTTCGTGATCACCTTCCTGATGCAGGCGTTCCAGATCCCCTCGTACTCGATGGAGAACACGCTGCTGGTGGGCGACTACCTGCTGGTGGACAAGGTCCACTTCGCCTCGGGCGGCGTGTGGGGGCGGGTGCTTCCCTACACCACGATCCATCGCGGCGACATCGTGGTGTTCCGCTACCCGGTGCATCCGGAGCAGCACTTTGTGAAGCGCGTGGTGGGCGTGCCCGGCGACCGCGTGCGGCTGGTGAACAAGCAGGTGTTCGTGAACGGCGTTCCGGTGGAGGAGCCGTACGTTGTCCATCGCGCGGCGGACCTGGACCTGTACCGCGACGAGTTTCCGCAGCCGAACCTGGTCTCGCCCAACCTGGAGGCGCACTGGTGGCTGGAGATGCGGCGCCTGGTGCACGGCGGCGAGCTGCAGGTGCCGGAAGGCCGCTACTTCGTGCTCGGCGACAACCGCGACGTGAGCCTCGACAGCCGCTACTGGGGCTTCGTTCCGCGGGAAAACATCATTGGGCGGCCGCTGGTGATTTATCTCTCGCTGCGCAGCCTGACCGAGCCGGAGCCCCCGGCGCCGGGTGATAAACTGGCACGTTTCGGCGTGCTCGGCCAGCTGGCCAGCCTGCCGCGGTGGCAGCGCACGTTCCTCGTCGTAAAGTAG
- the lepB gene encoding signal peptidase I translates to MARRETKPGTAKQPAKAEHKETWLEFIASMAVVLATGLFIITFNIQAFEIPSSSMENTLLIGDHVFVDRISYAPPTRWMPLTPYTTPKRREIVVFLSPAQPGLYVVKRVIGIPGDRIRLRDGVLYLNGVRQDEPYVIHSRHDYIPYRDNFPAAPPPDFNSITPEWHVRMRDYIENGELVVPPDSYFGMGDNRDVSYDSRFWGFIPRENIIGRPTFIYWSFETPPDQYEKRGMAERIGFIFKVVIHFFDQTRWRRMFHLVH, encoded by the coding sequence TTGGCGAGACGCGAGACGAAACCGGGGACGGCAAAGCAGCCGGCAAAGGCCGAGCACAAAGAGACGTGGCTGGAGTTCATCGCCTCGATGGCGGTGGTGCTGGCCACCGGCCTGTTCATCATCACCTTCAACATCCAGGCGTTCGAGATTCCGTCGAGCTCGATGGAGAACACGCTGCTGATCGGCGACCACGTATTCGTGGACCGCATTTCGTACGCGCCGCCGACGCGCTGGATGCCGCTCACTCCCTACACCACGCCCAAGCGGCGCGAGATCGTGGTGTTCCTCTCGCCGGCGCAGCCCGGGCTGTACGTGGTGAAGCGCGTGATCGGCATTCCGGGCGACCGCATACGGCTGCGCGACGGCGTGCTGTACCTGAACGGCGTGCGCCAAGATGAGCCGTACGTGATCCACTCGCGCCACGATTACATCCCATATCGCGACAACTTCCCCGCGGCGCCTCCGCCGGACTTCAACAGCATCACGCCGGAGTGGCACGTGAGAATGCGCGATTACATCGAGAACGGCGAACTGGTGGTGCCGCCCGATTCGTATTTCGGAATGGGCGACAACCGCGACGTGAGCTACGACAGCCGCTTCTGGGGATTCATTCCGCGGGAAAACATCATCGGGCGGCCGACATTCATCTATTGGTCGTTCGAGACGCCGCCCGACCAGTACGAGAAGCGCGGCATGGCGGAGCGGATCGGGTTCATCTTCAAAGTGGTGATCCACTTTTTCGACCAGACGCGCTGGCGGAGAATGTTTCACCTGGTCCACTAG
- a CDS encoding zf-HC2 domain-containing protein, with product MSCKQTRSLMSSYMDGAVTGVEMQQVAQHLSGCETCAYEYALQRQTLALVGRLGRRQAPPELATTIRLAISREAARARNWKWTSLLVRLENSLNSFMVPATAGMVSAVVFFGLLMGFFALPSTLEASDDDVPAMIYTPPELASSPFELNANGGSLLVEAVVDPNGRVQDYRVISGESKDRDQVMQELKNTLIFTVFRPATAFGKPTSGRVVLSFSKVNVRG from the coding sequence ATGAGCTGCAAACAAACCAGGTCGCTGATGTCGAGCTACATGGACGGCGCCGTGACCGGCGTCGAGATGCAGCAGGTGGCGCAACATCTCTCCGGGTGCGAGACCTGCGCCTACGAGTACGCATTGCAGCGGCAGACGCTGGCGCTGGTCGGGCGCCTGGGCCGGCGGCAGGCGCCGCCGGAGCTGGCAACCACGATCCGGTTGGCGATTTCGCGCGAGGCGGCGCGCGCCCGCAACTGGAAGTGGACGAGCCTGCTGGTCCGTTTGGAGAATTCGCTGAACTCGTTCATGGTGCCCGCCACGGCGGGCATGGTGAGCGCGGTGGTCTTCTTCGGGCTGCTGATGGGCTTTTTCGCGCTGCCCTCGACGCTGGAGGCGAGCGACGACGATGTGCCGGCGATGATCTACACGCCGCCGGAGCTGGCGTCGTCGCCGTTCGAGCTGAACGCCAATGGCGGTTCGCTGCTGGTGGAAGCGGTGGTCGATCCCAACGGACGCGTGCAGGACTACCGCGTGATCTCGGGCGAATCGAAAGACCGCGACCAGGTGATGCAGGAGCTGAAGAACACGCTCATCTTCACCGTTTTCCGCCCGGCGACGGCGTTCGGCAAGCCGACTTCGGGACGCGTGGTGCTCAGCTTCAGCAAGGTGAATGTGCGGGGCTAA